The DNA window TCGTGGCGTCGCGCTCGCGCGACGAGCGGGTGACGTCGAACCGGGTGAAGCCGGGCGTGGAGCCGGTGAGCCAGTGCTGGATCGGGCCCTCGTCGGGCCCTACCGCGGACCCGCCCCAGAACAGCGAGCCGAACAGCAGTTCGGCGTCGGTGATGTGCACCAGGTCGTTGACCCGCACGTGATCGCCCGGCAGCGACTCCAGCCACAGGTCCTTCTGGTCGTCCGCACCGTCACCCACGGTGATGCCCATCTCGTCGTAGAACGTGAGCAGGGAGTCCACCTTGGCGTTCAGCTCCTCGGGGCTTCCCGCGGAGACGACGAACCGGGGGTGCATCCTGACCAGGCGCACGCCCTGGGAGCGTTTGAGGGAGCTCTCCAGGCCGCTCATGCTGGCCTCGGCGTCCAGGATGTCCTCGCCGGGGTCTCCCGCGGCCGACTTGCTCGCTGAGATGCGCTGTTCCTTGGCGCTCTTGCGGGCCTCGGACACGTCGTGACGGGCTGCGCGCGTGGGCATGATCGTGAACCGGACGCTGGCCTCGATGCCGGCGTCGACTTCGTCGAAGATGGGTTCGCCGTCGTCGGCCTCGTCGACCTCCTCCAGCACCTTGACGCTGGAGACCGCACGCAGCCACTCGGCGCCGGGCACGGGCAGCTCCTCGGGGAACTCCAGGACCGGCAGGACCTTGCCGTAGGCGGTGATCGTGCCGTCAGCGCCGTAGAACCGGAGGTGATCGGTCATGGGCACGACGCGCCCGGTGGTCAGGGCGGCCAGGGGAGCGCCGGCGATGACGCCGGAACGATCGGGGGAGCCGGCTATCTCGCGCTTGGACTCGCGCCCGACCTCCCAGGCGATCAGCTCGGCCGGCGCGAGACGGGCCGCGAACTTGTCGGTCGCGAGGCGGCGTGCCATGCGCTGGGCCTCACCCAGGCGGTAGGCCAGCTCGCGCTCCGTGAGCCCGTAGGTGGTCAGGCCGAACGCGTCGGTCGCGGTGTCCTTGACGGCCTGGACTGCCTCATCGCGGCGGGCGGCCTGCGTGATGTGCAGCAGCACGTACCGGCTGGGCATGGCCAGCGCGTCGATGCTGTCGGCGCGGTCGGTGACCCATCGCTGCCAGTCACCGACGTGGTAGGGACCGTCCTCCATCATCTCGTCGATGTAGCTGTCCCCGGTGATGCGACCCCAGAGCACGCGGAGGTGGCACTGCGCTCCTTGGAGCGCAGCGCCGGCGGTGCGGGCCACGGACTCGATGTGCTCCAGCACGTCCTCGGCCGAGAGCATGTCGGTGGTCGCGGTGTCGATTTCCAGCACGG is part of the Brachybacterium huguangmaarense genome and encodes:
- a CDS encoding ATP-binding protein, whose amino-acid sequence is MKAADRLLSFLGVDRERRTPPPRYRAIADGLLVTSTHTETVLEIDTATTDMLSAEDVLEHIESVARTAGAALQGAQCHLRVLWGRITGDSYIDEMMEDGPYHVGDWQRWVTDRADSIDALAMPSRYVLLHITQAARRDEAVQAVKDTATDAFGLTTYGLTERELAYRLGEAQRMARRLATDKFAARLAPAELIAWEVGRESKREIAGSPDRSGVIAGAPLAALTTGRVVPMTDHLRFYGADGTITAYGKVLPVLEFPEELPVPGAEWLRAVSSVKVLEEVDEADDGEPIFDEVDAGIEASVRFTIMPTRAARHDVSEARKSAKEQRISASKSAAGDPGEDILDAEASMSGLESSLKRSQGVRLVRMHPRFVVSAGSPEELNAKVDSLLTFYDEMGITVGDGADDQKDLWLESLPGDHVRVNDLVHITDAELLFGSLFWGGSAVGPDEGPIQHWLTGSTPGFTRFDVTRSSRERDATTVALFGLSGRGKSLAGLLMMLDQTFMGAYGTILDFKGDMTGVVNVCEEYGLPHSRTVIDENASGSLDLFGALADRDSAKEAVARQLQLLAPPNYGDIAEDATLAATTAVADTMETPSTWAAIQWLLDQDNHHDERWMRLGRALSNLAGTTLGRPVAGPRDSALGLPTDPGLWLVQMPGLTLPGMEKGQRDWDQTERLSMALMRSVITTTVAITGAQAMRSMPKTIMIPEVHNLLRVSDGASFLDTTARIGSANRTHLILDSQDVVGVASHEGLVEQLNTVYVFHLQSRAQQHAAAEVLQLPETAATYGAIGALARSSRKGVIRKGHCIMRDNTGQAAQVQWQPPTAHVLDLLDTTAPENRTGTEQPDPDEPAQDTPDTTEEAA